In one window of Chryseobacterium sp. JV274 DNA:
- a CDS encoding type I polyketide synthase — protein MKKTDVAVIGLSCVFPGAQDANTFWQNIVNKVDSTELAPADRIDPVHFSDATSPVDRFYCQRGGFIPDYTFDPTAFGILPLAVQGTEPDHLLTLDLVQKALEDAGVFQKNASLEKAGIIIGKGNYTGPGATRAIEIVRTGEQISSLLQELLPHVSTSDIEKVKHAFQERKGRFAADTAMGLIPNLVASLVANRFNLGGAAFTVDAACASALIAVDHAVQELQRGRSDIMIAGGVHTGQNAAFWSIFAQLGAMSRQQQIKPFSMDADGLLIGEGCGFVVLKRLEDAVRDQDKIYAVIKGIGVSSDGTGTSVMSPSVKGQLKALEQAWINADLDKNKVGYLEAHGTGTPLGDKTELQTLAQFFGKEEAAPMAGIGSVKSNIGHAMPAAGIAGLIKTCLALHHDTLPPTLYCENPTAEMQNTRFEPVQEAKNWSKTGLPKVAAVNAFGFGGINAHVVLEGYDMPKKDQVLILARPTHEQLLSALQNNETAIGEGDFRVAIFDPTPARVEKAIKIVSKNIIWKNKQDIWYTYTPLLKDGGKVAFVFPGLDGLAKGEVESVSRYFGLTAPIETEGEGLLTDALNIFNNCSILDNSLKKLGIIPDMNAGHSLGEWLAGYSSELAEANSVKALIDVLNPETFELKDSKFIAIGAGIDVIKPFINEISNLYISNDNCPNQVILCGSNAALDELVPLLKANQIFHQVLPFQSGFHSPFIADKLDVILAGMEKAQFQKTKIPLWSATTLEPYPADQAAIRKLSAEHLVQPVRFRELTDTLYEEGARVFIQVGTGGLIGFIDDTLKGKAFSTIASSVPTRSALAQLQRIVASLFVEGKTIALDFLEIQNHTKRTSGKGIKLELGSPIIRNFKEVKALAQSFDAPKQYTATASAIATKSGHPLVQAFQDNVADMIRMQEEVLTLFQNRPEITIQRPAAPAAQVAPKAPRSTTFSKDLYVTLESHPYLIDHSLLRQPKGWAHVADMEPVIPMTMIFEQLAEIAEAEIPGTLVHKIMNVSVFQWMNVAKPFEKTVKGEWRSPNHAYLDIENFANAEVILKSTSVPTPNFNISIGNLLPIERTPEEIYDMHMFHGDKYQGITEVSAVGDKGIIGKIKGNGGKGSLLDNAGQLFGLWLQLTLVKDRIAFPVKIRDIEFFGDMHDQEGIFECTCMLTELNDEFAIADIILKRDGKVWCAITGWQNRRLEIDAALWNVSMSPLHNRLSEEIAPEVFFFHQAYTRVASWDFILKRYFNQTEKQHHQQLLPNKKKNWMVSRVAVKDAVRNLLRQEKNHACFPITFEIRSDEVGKPYLISDFTEDIHISLAHKGKEAVGIARYGKSVGIDMELMEERSSGFYDMVFTDNELALLKDRDQAEWTTRFWVAKEAYGKFMGTGLKGNPKAFEVEMIKDDHLWINNIEIKTIKHKNYIIGWTL, from the coding sequence ATGAAAAAAACAGATGTTGCTGTAATTGGCCTTTCCTGTGTCTTTCCCGGGGCACAGGATGCCAACACTTTTTGGCAGAATATTGTCAATAAAGTCGATTCTACCGAGCTGGCTCCGGCTGATCGGATAGATCCGGTTCATTTCAGTGATGCAACAAGTCCCGTTGACCGTTTCTACTGTCAGCGCGGAGGGTTTATCCCTGATTATACATTCGATCCTACGGCGTTTGGTATTCTGCCATTGGCTGTTCAGGGAACGGAACCTGACCATTTGCTTACCCTTGATCTGGTACAGAAAGCATTGGAAGATGCTGGTGTATTTCAAAAGAATGCTTCCCTTGAAAAAGCAGGAATTATTATCGGTAAAGGAAACTATACCGGTCCGGGAGCTACCCGCGCTATTGAAATTGTAAGAACCGGCGAACAGATTTCTTCGTTACTGCAGGAATTACTGCCCCACGTTTCTACTTCCGATATTGAAAAGGTAAAACATGCTTTTCAGGAACGCAAAGGACGTTTTGCAGCAGATACTGCTATGGGATTAATTCCTAATCTTGTAGCCTCTCTTGTAGCCAACCGTTTCAATTTAGGCGGTGCCGCATTTACTGTAGATGCAGCCTGTGCCTCTGCTTTGATTGCTGTAGACCATGCTGTACAGGAACTTCAGAGAGGACGTTCCGACATCATGATTGCAGGAGGAGTACACACAGGACAGAACGCTGCGTTCTGGAGTATTTTTGCCCAGCTGGGAGCCATGTCCCGTCAACAGCAGATCAAGCCGTTCAGTATGGATGCTGACGGACTACTGATTGGTGAAGGTTGTGGTTTTGTCGTTTTAAAACGATTAGAAGACGCCGTTCGCGATCAGGATAAAATCTATGCTGTTATTAAAGGGATTGGAGTAAGCAGTGACGGTACCGGAACCAGCGTGATGAGCCCGTCCGTGAAAGGTCAGTTAAAAGCTTTGGAACAGGCATGGATCAACGCTGATTTAGATAAAAATAAAGTGGGATATCTTGAAGCTCACGGCACAGGAACACCCCTTGGAGATAAAACAGAACTTCAGACCTTAGCTCAATTCTTCGGAAAAGAAGAAGCTGCTCCGATGGCAGGTATTGGTTCTGTAAAGTCCAATATCGGTCATGCTATGCCGGCTGCCGGGATTGCAGGATTAATTAAAACCTGTCTGGCATTGCATCATGATACTTTGCCGCCAACATTATATTGTGAGAATCCAACTGCAGAGATGCAGAACACAAGGTTTGAGCCTGTACAGGAAGCCAAAAACTGGTCAAAAACAGGACTTCCAAAAGTAGCTGCTGTGAATGCTTTCGGATTTGGAGGAATCAATGCACACGTAGTTCTTGAAGGCTATGATATGCCTAAAAAAGATCAGGTGCTGATATTGGCCAGACCTACTCATGAACAACTGCTTTCAGCATTACAAAATAATGAAACAGCCATTGGTGAAGGAGATTTCAGAGTTGCTATATTCGACCCAACACCTGCAAGAGTAGAAAAAGCCATTAAAATAGTTTCCAAAAATATCATCTGGAAAAACAAGCAGGATATCTGGTACACCTATACCCCATTATTAAAGGATGGTGGTAAAGTAGCTTTTGTATTTCCTGGCTTAGATGGTCTTGCAAAAGGTGAAGTAGAAAGCGTTAGTCGTTATTTTGGATTAACAGCTCCTATCGAAACAGAAGGTGAAGGACTTTTAACCGATGCTTTAAATATTTTCAACAACTGCAGTATCCTTGATAATTCACTGAAAAAACTGGGAATTATCCCGGATATGAATGCCGGACACAGTTTAGGAGAATGGCTGGCAGGATATTCATCCGAATTAGCAGAAGCCAACTCTGTAAAAGCATTAATTGATGTGCTGAATCCTGAAACTTTTGAATTAAAAGACTCCAAGTTCATCGCCATAGGAGCCGGAATTGATGTTATAAAACCTTTTATTAACGAAATTTCAAACCTTTATATTTCCAATGACAACTGCCCTAATCAGGTAATTCTTTGTGGAAGTAATGCCGCTTTGGATGAATTGGTTCCTTTGTTAAAAGCCAATCAGATTTTCCATCAGGTATTGCCGTTCCAATCAGGATTCCACTCTCCTTTTATCGCTGATAAACTGGATGTCATCCTTGCAGGAATGGAAAAAGCGCAGTTCCAGAAGACAAAAATTCCATTGTGGTCAGCCACAACATTAGAACCTTATCCTGCAGATCAGGCAGCGATCAGAAAACTGAGTGCCGAGCATTTGGTTCAGCCTGTCCGTTTCCGTGAACTGACCGATACATTATATGAAGAAGGCGCAAGAGTATTCATTCAGGTGGGTACAGGAGGATTGATAGGATTTATTGATGATACCTTGAAAGGAAAAGCCTTCAGTACAATTGCTTCCAGTGTTCCTACCCGTTCTGCATTAGCGCAGTTACAACGTATTGTCGCTTCATTATTTGTAGAAGGTAAAACAATTGCTCTTGACTTTTTAGAGATACAGAATCATACAAAAAGAACTTCAGGAAAAGGGATTAAGCTGGAATTGGGTTCTCCTATTATCCGTAATTTTAAAGAAGTGAAAGCTTTGGCTCAATCCTTTGATGCACCAAAACAATATACAGCAACAGCTTCAGCAATTGCCACCAAAAGTGGTCACCCGTTGGTACAGGCATTCCAGGATAATGTAGCCGATATGATCCGTATGCAGGAAGAAGTATTGACTTTATTCCAGAACCGCCCGGAAATCACGATTCAGCGCCCTGCAGCTCCGGCAGCACAAGTTGCTCCGAAAGCACCAAGAAGCACAACCTTCTCGAAAGACCTGTATGTAACCCTGGAAAGTCATCCTTATCTGATTGACCACAGCTTATTGAGACAGCCTAAAGGATGGGCTCATGTAGCGGATATGGAACCGGTAATTCCGATGACGATGATCTTTGAACAGCTTGCTGAAATTGCAGAAGCCGAAATTCCGGGAACGCTGGTCCATAAAATCATGAATGTAAGTGTATTCCAATGGATGAACGTAGCCAAACCTTTCGAGAAAACAGTGAAAGGAGAATGGCGCTCACCCAACCACGCCTATCTTGATATTGAGAACTTTGCCAATGCAGAAGTAATCTTAAAATCTACTTCTGTTCCAACACCTAATTTCAATATTTCCATTGGAAACCTTTTACCTATCGAAAGAACTCCTGAAGAAATCTATGACATGCATATGTTCCATGGAGACAAATACCAGGGAATCACTGAAGTTTCAGCCGTTGGAGACAAAGGAATTATCGGAAAAATAAAAGGAAACGGCGGTAAAGGTTCTTTACTGGACAATGCAGGACAGTTATTCGGACTTTGGCTGCAGCTTACTTTGGTGAAAGACCGTATTGCATTCCCTGTAAAAATCAGAGATATTGAATTCTTCGGAGATATGCATGATCAGGAAGGTATTTTTGAATGTACATGCATGCTGACAGAACTTAATGATGAATTTGCCATCGCAGATATCATCCTGAAAAGAGACGGAAAAGTATGGTGTGCCATCACCGGCTGGCAGAACAGAAGACTGGAAATTGATGCCGCCTTGTGGAATGTTTCCATGTCACCGCTGCACAACCGTCTTTCGGAAGAGATTGCTCCCGAAGTATTCTTTTTCCACCAGGCGTATACCAGAGTGGCTTCATGGGATTTTATCCTGAAAAGGTATTTTAACCAGACGGAAAAACAACATCACCAGCAGTTATTACCCAACAAAAAGAAAAACTGGATGGTAAGCCGTGTAGCGGTAAAAGATGCCGTAAGAAATCTTCTTCGTCAGGAAAAGAATCATGCCTGTTTCCCGATCACCTTTGAAATCCGTTCCGATGAAGTGGGGAAACCTTACCTCATCAGTGATTTTACAGAAGACATTCATATTTCATTAGCTCATAAAGGCAAAGAAGCCGTAGGAATCGCGAGATATGGAAAATCTGTAGGAATCGATATGGAACTGATGGAAGAACGCAGTTCAGGATTCTACGATATGGTATTTACCGACAACGAATTAGCCTTATTAAAAGACAGAGATCAGGCAGAATGGACCACCCGTTTCTGGGTAGCCAAGGAAGCCTACGGAAAGTTCATGGGAACAGGACTGAAAGGAAATCCTAAAGCCTTCGAAGTCGAAATGATAAAAGATGATCACCTGTGGATCAACAATATTGAAATCAAAACTATTAAACATAAAAATTATATTATCGGATGGACACTGTAA
- a CDS encoding glycosyltransferase, with product MAKFAFIVPPLTGHVNPTLSIGATLLERGHEVAWISLDPTLEAKLPEGGKLLLIQYDQTDEEKKESEQYLDIISKKVVYGIDSVKFLYEEVLIPLNRHCYKGIVSLLKTYQPDLIIGDHQLFAAPVAAKTLGIPCATSVTAPAAIKIMNELPKVHEWEVNQIIDLQKELGFQEERSLATSDLLTLVLTSSYFFGEMDDLPSQYQFTGPVLTERRVSCEFDWEKLKSKNNKKILVSIGTTFDHDHKKAFFQKVIDAFKDEDLTVVVVSDPQLFEEWPDNFMVYQQVPQLDLLPHLDGVVCHGGHNTVSETLSHGIPLVVIPIAYDQSHVAGRVVRTEAGERLNFNRFKGNHLREAVQQVLNNPSYKEAAQKVGQSFVEAGGSATVANLLEQAILKASKPEKPSKFLFVVPPFFGHVSPTLSVGASLIARGHEVKWFGITPLDNKHIPEGGSYFYPEEDLVPYQEEIARILKRQDDGPACSGPEVMKLALEETYVPFAKMMMPGLNRLTESWMPDVIVNDCITFGGALFAHKNNIPCVTTTPVPPDVMGDTEKSAPKIWEWQQNLIKDLQKEVGIHEEGIYIHSHKLNMVFTSQAFAGFETVPSHMKFVGPVKGRPNDAPFDWDKLNASTTPKIFVSLGTLLVDIRKAFFEKIIAAFKDQPVTVIAATPPEIFEEWPDNFIVNSFVPQSAVMQQMDMVICHGGFNTVNDTFRNGLPMLITPIAYDHFHIAKLIEQAGCGISIRYKRLRVDALRETVFELLENPKYRIAAQEVRNTFTLAGGNDKAVELLENFVQEHSTLAPV from the coding sequence ATGGCTAAATTTGCATTTATAGTTCCACCATTGACAGGACATGTCAACCCTACCCTAAGCATCGGTGCTACGCTGCTGGAAAGAGGACATGAAGTAGCCTGGATCAGCCTTGACCCGACTTTAGAGGCTAAACTTCCTGAGGGAGGAAAATTATTACTGATCCAATACGATCAGACCGACGAAGAAAAGAAAGAAAGTGAACAATATCTCGATATTATTTCCAAAAAAGTAGTATATGGCATAGACAGCGTGAAGTTCCTTTACGAAGAGGTTCTTATCCCGCTGAACAGACATTGCTATAAGGGTATTGTTTCATTATTAAAAACATATCAACCCGATTTGATTATCGGGGATCATCAGTTATTTGCAGCCCCAGTTGCAGCAAAAACACTTGGAATTCCTTGTGCGACTTCCGTTACCGCTCCGGCCGCCATTAAAATTATGAATGAACTGCCTAAGGTACACGAGTGGGAAGTGAATCAGATCATTGATTTACAGAAAGAACTGGGTTTCCAGGAAGAACGTTCCCTGGCGACTTCAGACCTGTTGACCCTTGTTCTGACTTCCAGTTATTTCTTTGGTGAAATGGATGATCTGCCTTCTCAATATCAGTTCACAGGTCCCGTTCTTACAGAAAGACGTGTTTCATGTGAATTCGACTGGGAAAAGTTAAAAAGCAAAAACAACAAAAAGATCCTGGTAAGCATTGGGACTACCTTCGATCATGATCATAAAAAAGCATTCTTCCAAAAGGTAATTGATGCCTTTAAAGATGAAGATCTAACCGTTGTAGTGGTTTCCGATCCTCAACTTTTCGAGGAATGGCCGGATAACTTTATGGTGTATCAGCAGGTTCCACAATTGGATCTGTTACCTCATCTTGACGGTGTGGTTTGCCATGGCGGTCACAATACCGTATCTGAAACATTATCACACGGTATTCCTTTGGTCGTGATCCCTATTGCCTATGACCAGTCACACGTTGCAGGACGTGTTGTACGTACAGAAGCAGGTGAACGTCTTAATTTTAACCGATTTAAAGGAAATCACCTTAGAGAAGCTGTACAGCAGGTTCTGAACAATCCGAGCTATAAAGAAGCAGCTCAGAAAGTGGGACAATCTTTTGTAGAAGCCGGAGGTTCTGCTACAGTGGCCAACTTATTGGAACAAGCAATATTGAAAGCTTCAAAACCTGAAAAACCGTCTAAATTTTTATTTGTAGTTCCTCCGTTTTTCGGACATGTGAGCCCTACTTTAAGTGTTGGAGCAAGTCTTATTGCCCGTGGACACGAAGTAAAATGGTTCGGAATTACCCCATTAGACAATAAACATATTCCGGAAGGAGGTTCTTATTTCTATCCTGAAGAAGATCTTGTTCCGTATCAGGAGGAAATTGCCCGTATTTTAAAGAGACAGGATGACGGACCAGCCTGTTCAGGACCTGAAGTGATGAAACTGGCATTGGAAGAAACCTATGTTCCTTTCGCTAAAATGATGATGCCGGGACTTAACAGACTTACTGAAAGCTGGATGCCGGATGTTATCGTGAATGACTGTATTACTTTCGGAGGCGCTCTTTTCGCTCACAAAAATAATATTCCTTGTGTAACGACAACACCTGTTCCACCGGATGTGATGGGAGATACGGAAAAAAGTGCCCCAAAAATCTGGGAATGGCAGCAAAACCTGATCAAAGACCTTCAAAAAGAAGTAGGCATTCATGAAGAAGGTATTTATATCCATTCTCACAAACTGAATATGGTGTTTACCTCACAGGCCTTTGCCGGCTTTGAAACGGTTCCGTCTCATATGAAATTCGTAGGTCCGGTAAAAGGCCGTCCGAACGATGCTCCATTTGACTGGGATAAACTGAATGCTTCTACCACTCCAAAGATATTTGTATCATTGGGGACATTGTTGGTAGACATCAGAAAAGCTTTCTTTGAAAAAATTATTGCTGCATTTAAAGACCAGCCAGTTACGGTAATTGCCGCTACTCCACCAGAAATTTTTGAAGAATGGCCGGACAATTTTATTGTGAACAGTTTTGTTCCTCAATCTGCAGTGATGCAGCAAATGGACATGGTGATCTGCCATGGTGGATTCAATACCGTAAATGATACTTTCCGAAACGGATTACCAATGTTGATCACCCCTATTGCTTATGATCATTTCCATATTGCAAAACTGATTGAGCAGGCAGGCTGCGGAATCAGTATCCGATACAAAAGACTGCGTGTAGATGCGCTTCGTGAAACCGTTTTTGAACTGTTGGAAAATCCTAAATACAGAATTGCTGCTCAGGAAGTAAGAAACACATTTACCCTTGCCGGAGGTAACGATAAGGCAGTAGAATTATTAGAGAATTTTGTACAGGAACATTCAACACTAGCTCCCGTATAG
- a CDS encoding acyl carrier protein, protein MDTVNATLKMNHEELFTLLKGFITEVIGAEFVEEMDITPESSFTKDLEMDSIEIVSFSEKIKAHFGDQIDFTGWLSSMDLDQLINLDLSMIINYIYECQ, encoded by the coding sequence ATGGACACTGTAAACGCAACATTAAAAATGAACCACGAAGAACTTTTCACTTTATTAAAAGGTTTTATTACTGAAGTGATAGGGGCTGAATTTGTAGAAGAAATGGACATTACTCCGGAAAGTTCATTCACCAAAGATCTTGAAATGGACAGCATCGAGATTGTTTCTTTCTCAGAAAAAATCAAAGCGCATTTTGGCGATCAGATCGACTTTACAGGTTGGTTATCTTCTATGGATCTTGACCAGCTTATTAATCTTGACCTTAGTATGATCATCAATTATATCTACGAATGCCAATAA
- a CDS encoding phthiocerol/phthiodiolone dimycocerosyl transferase family protein, producing MIKRPLMMVERIMYVDPETPLNCVYTAKINGQISEETFKTALIKIQQKHPMLRAIVDHTIGRYPFFMGQKDIEPIPLRIVERKTDDDWFKESEKAWFQLFDQPKKPLAEVVWVKGHDHSEILWIMPHCISDGTTGVTLMRELLSLLDNPYSPLIPYVAFESVDDFLPSDFNTGIKKYKAGLYLLFARIFFSIQRKSKKRNLGKSYAIHWKMTPEDTKLITEKCKANGISVHALLCSSVMQAFRDIQGERAKGKVISPVDVRHFIPEIKEDHLFAFAPTVELSIKKDNRNVMDNAKQIKKDLIEKISKLEARELLWMGEHMHPVVSRMIRMLKSSEGGHDVTLSNMGKVNIPNDYTNFNLETVFSPTVAFPWLNSNTLVASTYNQQMDFTFMSNENFLPKEEAHLIKDKAIELLTTSV from the coding sequence ATGATCAAGAGACCTTTAATGATGGTGGAAAGGATCATGTATGTAGATCCTGAAACGCCTTTAAACTGTGTGTATACCGCAAAAATCAACGGACAGATTTCTGAGGAGACTTTTAAAACAGCTTTAATCAAAATCCAGCAGAAACATCCCATGCTGAGAGCTATCGTTGATCATACCATCGGACGCTATCCTTTTTTTATGGGACAGAAAGATATTGAACCTATTCCACTCCGTATTGTAGAGCGAAAGACAGACGATGATTGGTTCAAAGAATCTGAAAAAGCATGGTTCCAACTTTTTGATCAACCCAAAAAGCCTCTGGCCGAAGTAGTATGGGTGAAGGGACATGACCATTCCGAAATCCTCTGGATCATGCCGCACTGCATTTCAGACGGAACTACCGGAGTGACCTTAATGCGTGAACTTCTGAGCTTGCTGGACAATCCTTATTCTCCATTAATTCCTTATGTTGCTTTTGAATCGGTAGATGATTTTCTGCCTTCGGATTTTAATACGGGAATCAAAAAATACAAGGCCGGTCTTTATCTGCTGTTTGCCAGAATATTTTTTTCTATCCAGCGAAAAAGTAAAAAGAGAAACCTTGGAAAAAGCTACGCCATCCACTGGAAAATGACTCCTGAAGATACCAAACTGATTACTGAAAAATGTAAAGCTAACGGAATTTCCGTCCACGCTTTGCTGTGTTCTTCCGTGATGCAGGCCTTCCGTGATATTCAGGGAGAGCGTGCCAAAGGTAAGGTGATCAGTCCTGTGGATGTACGCCATTTCATTCCGGAAATCAAGGAAGATCATTTGTTTGCTTTTGCCCCAACGGTAGAGCTTTCCATCAAAAAAGACAACAGGAATGTTATGGACAATGCCAAGCAGATCAAAAAAGACCTTATTGAGAAAATCAGTAAGCTGGAAGCCCGTGAACTTCTTTGGATGGGAGAACATATGCACCCTGTTGTAAGCCGTATGATCAGGATGCTGAAATCCAGCGAAGGCGGACATGATGTGACCTTATCCAATATGGGAAAGGTGAATATCCCGAATGATTACACCAATTTCAATCTGGAAACCGTGTTCAGTCCTACCGTGGCTTTCCCATGGCTGAACTCAAATACTTTAGTTGCCAGTACGTACAACCAGCAAATGGACTTCACCTTCATGTCCAATGAAAATTTTCTTCCCAAAGAAGAAGCCCATCTGATAAAAGATAAAGCCATTGAGCTATTGACCACCTCTGTATGA
- a CDS encoding condensation domain-containing protein, whose product MKRRLLFGERILLGDGTEPFNAVIPFRLRGTFTLKDIQQALAQIQHKHPWLRALISHDEKNIPWFNVPEKHISIPVRIITRQSEDQWQEESRREWNTPFNYEKLPLIRFIWIKGEDVSDMLFAFHHCLCDGGSAMSFLNEFLKVLDNPAAEIGTENPILGIQDVVPAHILNSRRQKLKAKFIGRLAATAIKWIPVGKKAVERQNDYLINWKLDETISKELISYCKSQKVTVNTFLSAAVLQAFKKVRAEKSFNKVSCPVDIRRFASQIKEDHIFAFGLMIVVSADEKLSFENNLRAMQKSVEQKTSKLNPYITMMVMESGHDALNSFTKLLKNGKSSNDCMFSNLGRIQIPHEYKEFTVETIFSPSVIGPLGNTTTLVVSTYRGKMDFSFMGSEGYLPYTEALAIRDEVMQTIYSQIKQTVVS is encoded by the coding sequence ATGAAAAGAAGATTATTATTTGGTGAACGCATATTATTGGGGGACGGAACAGAACCTTTTAATGCGGTCATCCCGTTCAGACTGAGAGGTACTTTTACGTTAAAAGATATCCAGCAGGCTCTGGCTCAAATTCAACATAAACATCCATGGCTGAGAGCATTGATCAGCCATGATGAAAAAAATATTCCGTGGTTCAATGTTCCGGAAAAACACATTTCTATTCCTGTAAGGATTATCACCCGACAGAGTGAAGATCAATGGCAGGAAGAATCCAGAAGAGAATGGAACACTCCATTTAATTATGAAAAACTGCCCCTGATCCGGTTTATCTGGATCAAAGGGGAAGATGTTTCCGATATGCTGTTTGCCTTCCACCACTGTTTATGTGATGGAGGTTCTGCCATGTCTTTCCTGAATGAGTTTCTGAAAGTGCTGGATAATCCGGCTGCTGAAATCGGGACAGAAAATCCGATTCTGGGAATACAGGATGTAGTTCCTGCCCACATTCTGAACAGCCGCAGACAAAAACTGAAAGCAAAATTTATAGGAAGACTGGCGGCTACTGCCATCAAATGGATTCCTGTAGGCAAAAAAGCGGTAGAAAGACAGAATGACTACCTGATCAACTGGAAACTGGATGAAACGATAAGCAAGGAATTAATCTCTTACTGCAAATCTCAGAAAGTGACCGTGAATACCTTTTTAAGTGCAGCCGTATTGCAGGCATTTAAAAAAGTAAGGGCTGAAAAATCCTTCAATAAGGTTTCCTGTCCAGTAGATATCAGACGTTTTGCCAGTCAGATTAAAGAAGATCATATCTTCGCTTTCGGGCTGATGATTGTGGTTTCAGCTGATGAAAAACTAAGCTTTGAGAACAACCTCCGCGCGATGCAGAAATCTGTGGAACAAAAGACCTCAAAACTGAATCCTTATATCACGATGATGGTCATGGAATCCGGGCATGATGCGCTGAATAGTTTCACAAAACTGTTGAAGAACGGAAAATCCTCCAACGACTGTATGTTTTCCAATCTGGGACGTATTCAGATTCCTCATGAGTATAAAGAATTTACCGTTGAGACGATCTTCAGTCCGTCAGTGATTGGTCCTTTGGGAAATACCACTACCCTGGTGGTTTCTACCTACCGTGGAAAAATGGATTTTTCATTCATGGGAAGCGAAGGTTATTTACCGTATACAGAGGCATTGGCTATCCGCGATGAGGTTATGCAGACGATTTATTCACAAATTAAACAGACCGTAGTATCATGA
- a CDS encoding alpha/beta fold hydrolase: MPIITVNNRQVHIQELNKGAEQTVVLIHGMFSNLSIYYFNIAPVLAKHFHVVMYDLKSHGMSERFLDGYDLDNMSSDLIGLIDHLQLEKVHLVGYSFGGLIALKTALEYPDRVNQLVVTEAPDPQDEKARNIIDEYSKEFLEHYVANFTDTTKVQMGKRQMEKNHRMYEFLFNQTTIKADMIREKHFLGEARFSELAASTLLLYGADSNCRPTGEWLQSKINGSELELIPGDHNIPIQEPNLIAETIAQFLSKILTQNHG; encoded by the coding sequence ATGCCAATAATCACTGTCAATAACAGACAAGTTCATATACAGGAACTCAACAAAGGAGCCGAACAAACCGTGGTATTGATCCACGGTATGTTCAGTAACCTGTCCATTTACTATTTTAATATTGCCCCTGTGCTGGCAAAGCATTTCCATGTGGTGATGTACGATCTGAAAAGCCACGGTATGAGTGAACGCTTTTTGGATGGGTACGATCTTGACAATATGTCATCCGATTTAATAGGTTTAATAGATCACCTTCAACTGGAAAAAGTACACCTTGTCGGCTATAGTTTCGGAGGTCTTATCGCTTTAAAAACAGCTTTAGAATATCCTGACCGCGTGAATCAGCTCGTGGTGACGGAAGCTCCGGATCCTCAGGACGAAAAAGCCCGTAACATCATTGATGAATACAGCAAAGAATTTCTTGAGCATTATGTCGCCAATTTTACAGATACCACCAAAGTACAGATGGGTAAAAGACAAATGGAAAAAAACCACCGTATGTATGAATTTCTGTTTAATCAGACCACCATTAAAGCAGATATGATCAGGGAAAAACATTTCCTTGGTGAAGCCCGTTTCAGTGAATTGGCGGCTTCTACTTTATTGCTTTATGGAGCTGATTCCAACTGCAGACCTACCGGAGAGTGGCTTCAGTCTAAAATCAACGGATCTGAACTTGAATTAATCCCGGGTGATCACAATATTCCTATCCAGGAACCCAATCTGATTGCGGAAACAATCGCTCAATTTTTATCTAAAATTTTAACACAAAACCATGGCTAA